A single Roseinatronobacter monicus DNA region contains:
- a CDS encoding ABC transporter permease codes for MISARHPPVALEPALRHGIGVLFVLALWQAAAMGLAGRYMLAGPVEVVQHILTHHALLGRALWVTVQNAAWGFVAGNLAAIGLALIVALVPQARMLVAALALVVFCLPLVATGPILRVLYGPGPGPQITLAALAVYYTTFIPLLVGLRAAPASWFDLIRLYGRGAWTVFVQVRVMASLPYLLAGLQIAAPAAFLAQWWASLRGLNAAWACWPSAPCAGWM; via the coding sequence ATGATTTCCGCGCGGCACCCGCCCGTTGCACTGGAACCTGCGTTGCGCCACGGCATTGGCGTGCTGTTCGTTCTGGCGCTGTGGCAGGCGGCGGCGATGGGGCTGGCAGGGCGCTATATGCTGGCCGGACCGGTGGAGGTTGTGCAGCATATCCTGACGCATCATGCGCTGCTGGGCCGCGCGCTGTGGGTCACGGTGCAGAACGCCGCATGGGGGTTTGTCGCGGGCAATCTGGCAGCCATCGGCTTGGCGCTGATCGTAGCACTGGTGCCACAAGCCCGCATGCTGGTTGCAGCGCTGGCGCTGGTGGTGTTCTGCCTGCCCTTGGTGGCGACAGGGCCAATTCTGCGCGTACTTTACGGGCCGGGGCCGGGCCCGCAGATCACACTGGCCGCATTGGCGGTCTATTACACCACATTCATTCCACTGCTGGTGGGGCTGCGCGCGGCCCCTGCAAGCTGGTTCGACCTGATCCGCCTCTATGGACGCGGGGCATGGACCGTGTTTGTGCAGGTGCGGGTCATGGCATCGCTGCCCTACCTGCTGGCAGGGTTGCAGATCGCGGCGCCGGCGGCCTTCTTGGCGCAATGGTGGGCGAGTTTACGGGGGCTGAACGCGGCATGGGCGTGCTGGCCCTCCGCGCCATGCGCGGGCTGGATGTAG